Proteins from a genomic interval of Rhodococcus rhodochrous:
- a CDS encoding rhodanese-like domain-containing protein encodes MREVDLAALESALTDGATVIDVRERDEYAQVRVPGVTNIPLSEFVARIDEIPTEGTVYVVCAVGGRSLQAAQYLAGRGVDAVSVAGGTDGWARSGRPVESGA; translated from the coding sequence ATGCGTGAGGTCGACCTGGCCGCACTCGAATCCGCGCTCACCGACGGGGCGACCGTCATCGACGTGCGTGAACGCGACGAATACGCCCAGGTGCGCGTACCCGGCGTCACGAACATCCCGCTCAGCGAGTTCGTCGCGCGGATCGACGAGATCCCCACCGAGGGCACCGTCTACGTCGTCTGCGCCGTGGGTGGCCGCAGCCTGCAGGCCGCGCAGTATCTCGCCGGTCGCGGTGTCGACGCCGTGTCCGTCGCGGGCGGCACCGACGGATGGGCCCGCTCGGGTCGTCCGGTGGAGAGCGGCGCCTAA
- a CDS encoding wax ester/triacylglycerol synthase domain-containing protein, whose protein sequence is MTRRRGIRLAARDALHVFVGDTDPEAPPPTMVSFYVFDARAGEAPIRTREDAVTWIGERLHRTPALTRRLHRVPADLDFPYWVETDVDPDDHVRYETIGPTSRSELHRMLASTKERRLDLSAPPWEVHVLTDIRGVEDLPEGATIVALLLHHSVTDGLGAVEIARALLDDPSATPSAGGRVVAVPGTVRAAAALPFRYARMLPALVAARRARRALGGLTASGEITTPRPQRPRTRFDTDAGGPWQLGIVRMPLPEVRAVARATDTSVNDLLLTVVSGGLRAYLASYEEIPADSPAAIVPGSLRDGAGTESENKVTLMYVDLHIDRTDPRERLRRVHESAALEKQRIRRPESAASVAAVDASPAFDLAMTIRRAHRRRVGPTGDVVPLANTTVTNVPRGPVESLRFGDSPAVEAIGTPMLNRNYGLVHSVTSLGEVLTLSFLVSDSCMPDPGQYERYLAEAFAELSRDCLPPGARTVSGTGRDSTPDGRLEE, encoded by the coding sequence ATGACACGCCGACGCGGAATCCGACTGGCCGCGCGGGATGCGCTCCACGTCTTCGTGGGGGACACCGACCCCGAAGCCCCGCCGCCGACCATGGTGAGTTTCTACGTGTTCGACGCCCGGGCAGGCGAGGCTCCGATCCGTACCCGTGAAGACGCCGTCACCTGGATCGGGGAACGTCTGCATCGCACACCGGCGCTCACCCGACGTCTGCACCGCGTGCCGGCGGACCTCGACTTCCCCTACTGGGTGGAGACGGACGTCGACCCGGACGACCACGTCCGGTACGAGACGATCGGACCGACCTCGCGCAGCGAATTGCATCGGATGCTCGCGTCGACGAAGGAACGCCGTCTCGATCTGTCCGCACCGCCGTGGGAAGTGCACGTCCTGACCGATATTCGCGGCGTCGAGGACCTCCCCGAGGGCGCCACGATCGTCGCGCTGCTCCTGCACCACTCGGTGACCGACGGGCTCGGAGCCGTCGAGATCGCTCGTGCGCTGCTCGACGATCCGTCTGCCACCCCTTCGGCGGGAGGACGAGTTGTCGCCGTACCCGGAACGGTCCGCGCGGCGGCAGCCTTGCCCTTCCGGTACGCGAGGATGCTCCCGGCCCTGGTCGCAGCACGTCGCGCTCGACGAGCGCTGGGTGGTCTCACCGCCTCGGGGGAGATCACCACGCCCCGGCCGCAACGTCCCCGCACCCGCTTCGACACCGACGCCGGCGGTCCCTGGCAGCTCGGCATCGTCCGTATGCCGCTGCCGGAGGTGCGTGCCGTCGCGCGCGCCACGGACACCTCGGTGAACGACCTGCTCCTGACGGTCGTCTCGGGCGGACTTCGCGCCTACCTCGCGTCCTACGAGGAGATTCCCGCCGACTCGCCGGCGGCGATCGTTCCGGGATCGCTCCGAGACGGGGCGGGAACGGAGTCGGAGAACAAGGTCACGCTCATGTATGTCGACCTGCACATCGACCGGACGGATCCGCGCGAGCGACTCCGCCGAGTCCACGAGTCGGCCGCTCTCGAGAAACAGCGCATCCGGCGTCCGGAGTCGGCTGCCTCCGTTGCAGCGGTGGATGCATCGCCCGCGTTCGACCTGGCGATGACGATCCGACGAGCGCACCGCAGGCGGGTGGGGCCCACGGGAGACGTGGTGCCGCTGGCCAACACCACCGTGACGAACGTGCCCCGCGGGCCGGTCGAGAGTCTCCGCTTCGGTGACAGTCCCGCCGTCGAGGCGATCGGTACTCCGATGCTCAACCGGAACTATGGTCTCGTCCACTCCGTGACGTCGCTCGGCGAGGTTCTCACCTTGTCTTTTCTGGTATCGGACTCCTGCATGCCCGACCCCGGGCAGTACGAGCGGTATCTCGCCGAGGCCTTTGCGGAACTGTCCCGGGACTGCCTGCCTCCGGGCGCCCGGACGGTTTCCGGTACCGGCCGCGATTCGACGCCGGACGGGCGCCTGGAAGAATGA
- a CDS encoding maleylpyruvate isomerase N-terminal domain-containing protein, with product MGSPVATYVSAVRSFSELVRTVPEDRWDGPGLGEWNLRALIGHTSRSLTTVTTYLDGPADTEDLASAEQYYVHVKELTSVLGADDIVERGRRAGADLGDDPVATIDALSTAVIDRLGAGEDRLLRVIGDKGIRLHSYLPTRTFELAVHGLDIAAAAGIPYEPPADVLEEATLLATRIALAFGDGTTVLRALTGRTSLPDGYSVM from the coding sequence ATGGGATCACCGGTAGCGACGTACGTCTCGGCGGTACGCAGCTTCTCGGAGCTGGTCCGTACCGTGCCGGAGGATCGCTGGGACGGTCCGGGCCTGGGTGAATGGAACCTCCGAGCGCTGATCGGCCACACCTCGCGCTCGTTGACGACCGTCACGACCTATCTGGACGGTCCCGCCGACACCGAGGACCTCGCGAGCGCGGAGCAGTACTACGTCCACGTCAAGGAACTGACCTCGGTCCTCGGCGCGGACGACATCGTCGAACGTGGACGGCGTGCCGGTGCCGACCTCGGTGACGACCCGGTGGCGACGATCGATGCCCTCTCGACCGCGGTGATCGACCGGCTCGGTGCCGGCGAGGACCGTCTGCTCCGCGTGATCGGGGACAAGGGGATCCGGTTGCACTCCTATCTGCCGACGCGCACCTTCGAACTCGCCGTTCACGGTCTCGACATCGCAGCTGCCGCAGGTATCCCTTACGAGCCTCCGGCCGACGTCCTCGAAGAGGCAACCCTGCTCGCCACAAGGATCGCGCTGGCATTCGGCGACGGTACGACCGTGCTGCGGGCATTGACCGGACGGACGTCGCTGCCGGATGGCTATTCCGTCATGTGA
- a CDS encoding DUF4349 domain-containing protein, which yields MKRLSLVSLALFALVVTGCDEGGGGEGSSASAPAISAPAIVDGGLRESQPVEESDRKEVVTGYLEMDAGDPVATGRRVVTVVEEAGGRVDSLTEQPEASSVLTVRVPADRLDEVVDEIRTLGRVTSLSTTRDDVTMQYTDLEARVGALRASVDRLRALLESSADVEALIAAETALAERQAELDSLEAQRRQLGDRIELSTLTVDITTDRLPSEQDSFWDGLVAGWNSLWAALGAAVVGIGAALPWVAFLFVCAGVLYLVIRLITRRGRSSGTTGTPDTERTDSDA from the coding sequence GTGAAACGCCTGTCGCTGGTGTCGTTGGCTCTGTTCGCGCTGGTCGTCACCGGCTGCGACGAGGGTGGGGGAGGCGAGGGCTCCTCGGCCTCCGCGCCTGCGATCTCGGCACCCGCGATCGTCGACGGCGGTCTCCGCGAGTCGCAACCCGTCGAGGAGTCCGACCGCAAGGAGGTCGTCACCGGCTACCTCGAGATGGATGCCGGCGATCCCGTGGCGACGGGCCGCCGGGTCGTGACGGTCGTCGAGGAGGCCGGTGGGCGCGTCGACTCGCTCACCGAGCAACCCGAGGCGAGCAGCGTGCTCACGGTGCGGGTGCCCGCCGACCGACTCGACGAGGTCGTCGACGAGATCCGCACGCTCGGCCGAGTCACCAGCCTGAGCACCACTCGCGACGACGTGACGATGCAGTACACCGACCTCGAAGCCCGAGTGGGTGCGTTGCGGGCCTCGGTGGACCGCCTGCGCGCGCTGCTCGAGTCGTCGGCGGACGTCGAAGCGCTGATCGCTGCAGAGACCGCGCTGGCCGAACGACAAGCCGAACTCGACAGTCTCGAGGCGCAGCGACGTCAGCTGGGCGACCGGATCGAACTGTCCACGCTCACCGTCGACATCACCACCGATCGTCTTCCCTCCGAGCAGGACAGTTTCTGGGACGGGCTGGTCGCGGGATGGAACAGTCTGTGGGCCGCGCTGGGGGCAGCGGTGGTCGGTATCGGCGCCGCGCTACCGTGGGTGGCGTTCCTGTTCGTGTGTGCAGGTGTCCTCTACCTGGTCATCCGGCTCATCACCCGACGGGGACGTTCGTCCGGAACCACCGGGACGCCCGATACCGAGAGGACCGACAGCGATGCGTGA
- a CDS encoding tRNA (cytidine(34)-2'-O)-methyltransferase: MFRVMFHEPRIPPNTGNAIRMVAATGAELHLVEPLGFDLSEPKLRRAGLDYHDLASVTVHSSLDAAWAALAPERVFAFTAHGTSSYAEIEYRAGDVLLFGPEPTGLSPEVLADPHITEQIRIPMLPGRRSLNLSNAAAVACYEAWRQHGFPGGF, encoded by the coding sequence GTGTTCAGAGTGATGTTCCACGAGCCGCGCATTCCCCCCAACACCGGCAATGCCATACGCATGGTCGCCGCGACCGGCGCGGAACTGCACCTGGTGGAACCACTCGGTTTCGACCTGTCCGAGCCGAAGCTGCGCCGCGCAGGCCTCGACTACCACGACCTCGCGTCGGTCACCGTGCACAGCAGTCTCGACGCCGCATGGGCGGCGCTGGCCCCCGAGCGGGTGTTCGCGTTCACCGCGCACGGCACGTCGAGCTACGCGGAGATCGAGTACCGGGCCGGCGACGTGCTGTTGTTCGGACCCGAACCGACCGGGCTGTCGCCCGAGGTGCTCGCCGACCCGCACATCACCGAGCAGATCCGTATCCCCATGCTGCCCGGGCGGCGTTCGCTGAATCTGTCGAACGCCGCAGCCGTCGCCTGTTACGAGGCGTGGCGACAGCACGGTTTCCCCGGAGGGTTTTAG
- a CDS encoding aldo/keto reductase, with product MSHGTVETPYTAAENRYETIPYRRSGRSGLDLPAFSFGLWQKFGTDYPFETQREIILHAFDLGITHFDNADRYGPPHRAAQKNFGRILGKDLAPYRDEIILSTKAGNPIGPGPYQKGGSRKSLLGSLEHSLRDLGTDYVDIFYSHSPDLSTPLEETVGALVSAVEQGKALYVGISNYQPDRAHEAATLLREAGVPLLVHQPRYSIFDRSIEQNGLLDAAEQDGFGLVVYSPLAQGLLTDKYLETIPDGARAVDSAFLSPDVIDETYRQRVTELDKLARSRGQSLAQLALQWVLRQPAVTSALVGASSTWQLDHNLEALSFPPLTEDELAVIDEYGVHGTGLGL from the coding sequence ATGTCGCACGGCACCGTCGAAACCCCGTACACCGCAGCCGAGAATCGTTACGAGACGATTCCCTACCGTCGCTCGGGGCGGTCCGGGCTCGACCTGCCGGCCTTCTCGTTCGGGCTGTGGCAGAAGTTCGGCACCGACTACCCCTTCGAGACGCAGCGGGAGATCATCCTCCACGCCTTCGACCTCGGCATCACCCACTTCGACAACGCCGACCGGTACGGTCCGCCGCACCGTGCCGCGCAGAAGAACTTCGGCCGGATCCTCGGCAAGGACCTCGCGCCCTACCGGGACGAGATCATCCTGTCGACGAAGGCCGGCAATCCGATCGGTCCCGGTCCCTACCAGAAGGGCGGGTCGCGCAAGTCGCTGCTGGGCTCGCTCGAGCACAGCCTGCGTGATCTCGGCACCGACTACGTCGACATCTTCTACAGCCACAGCCCGGACCTGTCGACGCCGCTCGAGGAGACCGTCGGGGCACTCGTCTCCGCCGTCGAGCAGGGGAAGGCGCTCTACGTCGGCATCTCGAACTACCAACCGGATCGTGCGCACGAGGCCGCGACACTTCTGCGGGAAGCCGGCGTCCCACTACTCGTTCACCAGCCGCGCTACTCGATCTTCGACCGCAGCATCGAGCAGAACGGTCTGCTCGACGCGGCCGAGCAGGACGGTTTCGGCCTCGTCGTGTATTCGCCGCTCGCACAGGGACTTCTGACCGACAAGTATCTCGAGACCATTCCGGACGGTGCGCGAGCGGTGGACAGCGCGTTCCTCTCCCCGGACGTGATCGACGAGACCTACCGGCAGCGCGTCACAGAACTCGACAAGCTCGCCCGGTCGCGTGGGCAGTCGCTGGCCCAGCTGGCGCTGCAGTGGGTGCTCCGGCAGCCGGCGGTGACCTCGGCGCTCGTCGGCGCGAGCTCTACCTGGCAGCTCGACCACAACCTCGAGGCGCTGAGCTTCCCGCCGCTCACCGAGGACGAACTCGCCGTCATCGACGAGTACGGCGTCCACGGCACCGGGCTCGGTCTCTGA